In a single window of the Acetivibrio clariflavus DSM 19732 genome:
- a CDS encoding VRR-NUC domain-containing protein: MSERSIVTKVLRYLKTVPGCFCWKEHGGMYGTAGIPDIIACVNGRFIAFEIKTPSGKTTKLQEATIRKILNAGGVAAVVHSVDEVKAILEKHGLL; encoded by the coding sequence ATGTCTGAAAGAAGTATTGTGACTAAAGTACTGCGGTACTTAAAGACAGTACCGGGGTGTTTCTGTTGGAAGGAACATGGTGGTATGTACGGGACAGCGGGGATACCAGACATTATTGCCTGTGTAAATGGGCGGTTTATAGCTTTTGAAATAAAAACCCCATCGGGAAAGACAACAAAACTGCAGGAAGCAACTATAAGGAAAATCCTCAATGCCGGAGGAGTGGCAGCGGTTGTCCATTCGGTAGATGAGGTGAAGGCTATTCTGGAAAAGCATGGCCTTCTATAA
- the cbiD gene encoding cobalt-precorrin-5B (C(1))-methyltransferase CbiD, whose translation MNDYIIKSGKKLRKGFTTGSCAAAAAKACAIMLFEKIEIPEVSLTFPGGEEIILKPEDIILNEASASCCIIKDAGDDPDVTNGIRIYARVEKAKAGISIDGGIGVGRVTSAGLPCKIGEAAINPGPRKMIFNALEEVARLYKYDGGFHVEIFVPQGVEIAKKTFNERLGIVEGISILGTTGIVEPMSEAALIDTIKLEMSIRKQNGQNVLFISPGNYGVGYAREHLGIDVDSAVKISNYIGEALDYAIYLGFKKILLVGHIGKLVKLAAGVMNTHSKIADCRNEIFAAHSALAGAGKETVEKIMNAKTTDEIHNILLQNNISKMVYESILGKIVYHLNYRVMNKARIEVLVFSNENGVLMQTDNVLDFINELKEVGH comes from the coding sequence ATGAATGATTATATAATAAAGTCTGGTAAAAAGCTAAGAAAAGGGTTTACAACCGGAAGCTGTGCGGCAGCTGCCGCAAAAGCCTGCGCAATTATGCTCTTTGAAAAGATAGAGATTCCGGAGGTTTCTTTAACTTTTCCCGGAGGGGAAGAAATAATTCTTAAGCCGGAAGATATCATTCTCAATGAAGCTTCCGCAAGCTGTTGCATCATAAAGGATGCGGGGGATGACCCTGATGTAACAAACGGAATAAGGATCTATGCCAGGGTTGAAAAGGCAAAAGCCGGTATTTCCATTGACGGAGGGATAGGTGTCGGAAGAGTAACCTCTGCGGGTTTGCCCTGCAAAATAGGAGAGGCGGCTATCAATCCCGGACCAAGAAAGATGATTTTTAATGCGTTGGAAGAGGTTGCCCGTCTATACAAATACGATGGCGGATTTCATGTGGAAATATTTGTTCCCCAGGGAGTGGAAATTGCAAAGAAAACCTTCAATGAAAGGCTTGGGATTGTCGAAGGCATATCCATCCTGGGAACTACAGGCATTGTGGAGCCCATGAGTGAAGCTGCATTGATAGATACAATCAAGCTGGAAATGTCTATCAGAAAGCAAAACGGTCAAAACGTGCTATTCATTTCTCCCGGAAATTATGGAGTTGGTTATGCCAGAGAGCATTTGGGCATTGATGTTGACAGCGCTGTAAAAATTTCAAATTATATTGGTGAAGCTCTTGATTATGCGATATATTTGGGCTTTAAAAAAATCCTGCTTGTCGGACATATAGGGAAATTGGTCAAGTTAGCTGCCGGTGTTATGAATACACATTCGAAAATTGCTGACTGCAGAAATGAAATATTTGCCGCTCACAGTGCATTAGCCGGTGCAGGAAAAGAAACGGTCGAAAAAATCATGAATGCAAAAACAACAGATGAAATTCACAATATCCTGTTGCAGAACAATATATCCAAAATGGTGTATGAAAGCATATTGGGGAAAATAGTATATCATTTAAATTATCGTGTGATGAATAAGGCAAGGATTGAAGTTCTTGTATTTTCAAATGAAAATGGCGTGTTAATGCAGACAGATAATGTGTTGGACTTTATCAATGAGCTAAAGGAGGTTGGGCATTGA
- a CDS encoding type II TA system antitoxin MqsA family protein, with protein MNRNKTFCEECRRDVEYMVETATIKGKLKGEEYEYTGKKAVCTECGSEVYVADIEDENLKALYDTYRQKNGIISLEKILEIPQKYNIGKRPLSLLLGWGEMTFSRYCEGDMPTKQYSDILQKIYDDPAYYKELLEKNKDNLKSLQAYEKSKRKVQELLGEENKTGSKLDSIIQYLLYKCEDITPLALQKALYYVQGFYYAFEGRFLFEEDCEAWVHGPVYRDVYNRYSSYRFDPIESVEAFDESVFTTAEKAILDSVIKNFCCYSGKILEKFTHLEKPWRHTRDGLPVDAHSNRVIPKELIGEYFVAVKEKFNMLTPGDIEVYSKAIFEQIN; from the coding sequence ATGAATAGGAATAAGACATTTTGCGAGGAATGCAGAAGAGATGTCGAATACATGGTAGAAACAGCAACAATTAAGGGTAAACTTAAAGGCGAAGAATATGAGTATACTGGAAAGAAGGCTGTTTGTACGGAATGTGGGAGCGAAGTCTATGTAGCGGATATAGAGGACGAAAATCTAAAGGCTTTGTATGACACGTACCGTCAAAAAAACGGCATTATTTCGCTGGAGAAGATATTAGAAATACCTCAGAAATACAATATTGGCAAACGTCCCCTATCATTGCTTTTAGGTTGGGGAGAAATGACTTTTTCGAGATATTGTGAAGGTGATATGCCTACAAAACAGTATTCAGATATTCTTCAAAAGATTTATGATGATCCAGCATATTATAAAGAATTGCTGGAGAAAAATAAGGACAATTTAAAATCTCTGCAGGCATATGAAAAAAGTAAGCGGAAGGTACAGGAACTGCTTGGGGAAGAAAACAAAACGGGTTCAAAGCTGGACTCAATTATCCAATATCTGCTTTATAAGTGCGAGGACATAACTCCTTTAGCTTTACAAAAGGCACTATATTATGTCCAGGGCTTTTATTACGCTTTTGAAGGACGGTTTCTTTTTGAAGAAGACTGTGAGGCATGGGTTCATGGACCGGTTTACAGAGATGTATATAACAGGTATTCATCTTATCGGTTTGACCCAATTGAGAGCGTTGAAGCTTTCGATGAATCAGTTTTTACAACTGCTGAAAAAGCGATATTGGATAGCGTTATTAAGAACTTCTGCTGCTATAGTGGAAAAATACTAGAAAAGTTTACGCATCTGGAGAAACCATGGCGGCATACTAGAGACGGTTTGCCGGTGGATGCGCATTCTAATCGTGTAATACCCAAAGAGTTGATCGGGGAATATTTTGTCGCTGTGAAAGAAAAATTCAACATGCTCACTCCTGGAGATATAGAAGTATATTCGAAAGCTATCTTTGAACAAATAAACTGA
- the cbiQ gene encoding cobalt ECF transporter T component CbiQ, which yields MISIDKYAYSSKLKHTDPLQKVTFALLTLAVCLWADNLIISVAVIFIMGGMTVSRGGTLLRFFIKLLLLPVSFLIIGVSTVAVNISEQPESLLAAIPVAGTWIGVSNEGLQEAIKLFFKALGAVSCLYFLSLSTPMVDLLAALRRLRMPKLLVELMGLVYRFIFVLLETADTIYNAQNCRMGYSSLTAGYRSLGSLISMLFIKSYKRSDELYTALEARGYEGELNVLEETYEKHWKGYVLAVTINVILVLSSIALKQV from the coding sequence ATGATTTCTATAGATAAATATGCTTACAGCTCAAAGCTTAAACATACAGACCCCTTGCAAAAGGTTACATTTGCCTTGCTGACGCTGGCTGTATGTCTATGGGCAGATAACTTGATAATATCGGTTGCAGTGATTTTTATTATGGGGGGCATGACCGTCTCAAGAGGTGGGACTCTCCTCCGTTTTTTTATAAAACTACTGTTATTGCCTGTTTCTTTTTTGATAATAGGGGTGTCTACCGTTGCAGTGAATATATCCGAGCAACCAGAAAGCCTGCTGGCAGCAATTCCTGTTGCAGGAACATGGATAGGTGTCTCAAATGAAGGGCTGCAAGAGGCGATTAAGCTGTTTTTCAAAGCACTGGGAGCTGTCTCATGCCTTTATTTTCTGTCCCTTAGTACCCCTATGGTGGATTTGCTGGCGGCACTACGGAGACTTCGGATGCCAAAGCTTTTAGTGGAGCTTATGGGGCTTGTATACAGGTTTATATTTGTATTGCTGGAAACTGCAGATACCATCTATAATGCACAGAATTGCCGTATGGGCTATTCAAGCCTGACTGCCGGATATCGCTCTTTAGGCTCATTGATTTCCATGCTCTTCATAAAATCATACAAGCGTTCGGATGAACTATACACTGCACTGGAGGCAAGAGGATACGAGGGAGAGCTCAATGTACTTGAAGAAACCTATGAAAAGCATTGGAAAGGATATGTCCTGGCAGTAACCATCAACGTCATACTTGTTTTATCTTCAATAGCTTTAAAGCAAGTATAG
- a CDS encoding energy-coupling factor ABC transporter substrate-binding protein, producing the protein MQTEAIRQTKKNNLSVNLLLILIIIALAIIPLFIAKDAEFGGADGQAEEAIAEINADYEPWFSPIFEPKSGEIESLLFALQAAIGAGIIGYGLGYLKGRRKKEDEKSA; encoded by the coding sequence ATGCAAACTGAAGCGATAAGGCAAACAAAAAAAAATAATCTTTCTGTTAACCTGCTGTTGATTCTTATTATTATAGCTTTAGCAATTATTCCGTTGTTTATTGCTAAAGATGCTGAGTTTGGTGGAGCAGATGGGCAAGCGGAGGAGGCAATAGCAGAAATAAATGCAGATTATGAACCTTGGTTCTCACCCATTTTTGAACCGAAAAGCGGAGAGATTGAGAGCTTGCTTTTTGCATTGCAAGCTGCTATCGGCGCCGGCATAATCGGGTATGGATTAGGTTATTTGAAAGGCCGCAGAAAGAAAGAAGATGAGAAGAGCGCATGA
- a CDS encoding HNH endonuclease — protein MPRKPKRTCSFPGCPELTDGRYCDMHQRQVDAYYNKYERDPQTRKRYGRRWKRIRNRYISEHPLCEECQKYGRLTPAEEVHHIIPLSKGGTNADNNLMSLCKQCHSSLTAREGERWARR, from the coding sequence ATGCCAAGAAAACCAAAAAGGACTTGCTCCTTTCCTGGCTGTCCTGAACTGACGGACGGAAGGTACTGTGACATGCATCAAAGGCAAGTGGATGCTTATTACAACAAATACGAACGAGATCCCCAAACAAGAAAACGCTATGGCCGGAGATGGAAACGCATCAGGAACAGATATATCTCAGAGCATCCGCTTTGCGAGGAGTGCCAAAAGTACGGAAGGCTTACACCAGCCGAAGAGGTACATCATATTATCCCTTTATCCAAAGGCGGAACCAATGCAGACAATAACCTTATGAGCCTGTGCAAACAATGTCACTCATCGCTCACTGCTCGCGAAGGAGAACGATGGGCAAGACGGTAG
- a CDS encoding ATP-binding cassette domain-containing protein, giving the protein MIENILEVKDLHYTYTDGTHALKGVTLDIKQGMTTAVLGGNGAGKSTLFLSLNGTLKPTAGKVLFKGLQLDYSRKGLRDLRKSVGIVFQDPDSQLFSASVLQDISFGPINMKLPEEEVRKRVNAAMDRIGISHLKDKPTHCLSFGQKKRVAIAGVLAMEPEVLVLDEPTAGLDPMGVSEIMKLLRKIQKDLGLSVVISTHDIDIVPLYCDYAYVMDQGRIVLEGTPKEVFAHRDEIRSVNLRLPRIGHLMEILKEKDDFEFSENANTISEARKALNDWKKRKTT; this is encoded by the coding sequence ATGATAGAGAACATCCTGGAGGTAAAGGACCTTCATTACACATATACTGATGGAACACATGCTTTAAAGGGAGTGACACTTGATATAAAACAAGGAATGACAACTGCCGTACTGGGTGGAAATGGAGCGGGAAAATCAACACTGTTTCTTTCTCTAAACGGAACACTCAAACCAACGGCCGGTAAGGTGCTGTTTAAGGGACTTCAGCTGGACTATTCCCGAAAGGGCCTTAGAGACCTTCGCAAATCTGTGGGTATTGTGTTTCAAGACCCGGATAGCCAGTTGTTTTCGGCAAGTGTACTTCAGGATATCTCCTTTGGTCCAATAAATATGAAGCTGCCTGAAGAAGAAGTCCGCAAGAGAGTAAATGCTGCAATGGACAGGATTGGTATATCACACCTTAAGGATAAGCCAACCCACTGTCTCAGTTTCGGACAGAAAAAGCGTGTAGCCATTGCCGGAGTACTGGCTATGGAGCCCGAAGTGCTGGTGCTTGATGAGCCTACGGCAGGACTTGATCCCATGGGAGTTAGTGAAATTATGAAACTTCTTCGGAAAATACAAAAGGATTTAGGATTATCTGTGGTTATTTCAACCCATGATATTGACATAGTACCGCTTTACTGTGATTATGCCTATGTGATGGATCAGGGCAGGATTGTGCTGGAAGGTACTCCTAAAGAAGTATTCGCTCATAGGGATGAAATAAGGAGTGTAAACTTAAGACTTCCACGAATCGGACATTTGATGGAGATACTAAAGGAAAAGGATGACTTTGAATTTTCGGAGAATGCCAATACCATATCCGAAGCGAGAAAAGCTCTTAATGACTGGAAGAAAAGAAAAACTACCTAA
- a CDS encoding energy-coupling factor ABC transporter permease, producing the protein MSKKLQLALGLGLMVILMPTMASAMHIMEGFLPPVWAISWGVLCVPFIVIGLFSINKTVRENPRLKIYLAMAGAFAFVLSALKIPSVTGSCSHPTGLGLGTILFGPTAMSVLGLIVLLFQAILLAHGGLTTLGANTFSMAVVGPIVAFATYKLVKKAKGPQWLEVFLAAALGDLLTYMVTSVQLALAFPAEVGGFAASLAKFMGIFAVTQIPLAISEGILTVLIFNAIAAYGKDELKSLNLLQKGA; encoded by the coding sequence ATGTCCAAAAAATTACAATTGGCTTTGGGTCTTGGACTTATGGTAATACTGATGCCAACAATGGCTTCAGCTATGCATATCATGGAAGGATTCTTACCTCCGGTCTGGGCAATCTCATGGGGAGTATTGTGCGTACCATTTATAGTTATAGGACTATTTTCAATAAATAAAACTGTACGAGAAAATCCGCGATTAAAAATATATCTTGCAATGGCAGGTGCATTTGCATTTGTACTTTCCGCACTCAAAATACCTTCTGTTACAGGAAGCTGTTCACATCCAACAGGATTGGGATTGGGAACTATCCTTTTTGGCCCAACAGCTATGTCAGTACTGGGTCTGATAGTGCTTTTGTTTCAGGCTATACTTTTAGCTCATGGCGGACTAACAACGCTTGGCGCAAATACCTTTTCAATGGCAGTTGTAGGACCTATTGTTGCATTTGCAACGTACAAGCTGGTAAAGAAAGCGAAAGGACCTCAATGGCTGGAAGTGTTTTTAGCGGCAGCACTGGGTGATCTGTTGACGTATATGGTGACATCAGTGCAGCTTGCACTAGCTTTTCCAGCTGAAGTAGGTGGTTTTGCTGCATCACTGGCTAAGTTTATGGGTATTTTTGCAGTGACACAGATTCCTCTTGCAATCAGTGAAGGTATACTTACAGTATTAATATTTAATGCAATAGCTGCTTATGGCAAAGATGAATTGAAGAGCTTAAATCTATTACAAAAGGGGGCTTAA
- the cobI gene encoding precorrin-2 C(20)-methyltransferase: MKGTLYGVGVGPGDKKLLTLLAVETLHKADIIAVPDTGGEKTALNIVGEYISGKKIMYCSMPMTRDTAILRESHKACVELICAELEKGLNLAFITLGDPTIYSTYMYVHRLVVEKGYSAEIVNGIPSFCAAAAKLGISLCNGKEALHIVPASYEGADELLRLNGSKVLMKSGKGILNIKQKLEKHNLLDNSKMVECCFMENEKIYNSLRDLNEDSSYFSIIIVKGE; the protein is encoded by the coding sequence TTGAAAGGAACTTTATACGGAGTTGGTGTTGGACCGGGAGATAAGAAGCTTCTTACTCTATTGGCGGTTGAGACTTTACATAAGGCAGATATTATTGCAGTACCTGATACCGGAGGCGAGAAAACAGCTCTGAATATTGTGGGTGAGTATATCTCCGGCAAAAAGATAATGTACTGCAGTATGCCTATGACAAGGGATACAGCAATACTGCGGGAGAGTCATAAAGCTTGTGTAGAGCTGATTTGTGCAGAGCTCGAAAAAGGCTTGAACCTGGCATTTATAACGCTCGGTGATCCTACAATTTATTCTACATATATGTATGTGCACAGGTTGGTTGTTGAAAAAGGATATTCTGCTGAAATTGTTAACGGGATTCCCTCGTTTTGCGCGGCTGCTGCCAAACTGGGCATTTCATTGTGTAATGGGAAGGAAGCATTGCATATTGTTCCTGCATCCTATGAAGGTGCGGATGAACTCTTACGTTTGAACGGAAGCAAGGTGCTTATGAAAAGCGGAAAGGGTATTTTAAACATAAAGCAGAAGCTGGAGAAGCATAATTTGCTTGACAATTCCAAAATGGTAGAATGCTGCTTTATGGAAAATGAGAAAATATATAACAGTCTTAGGGACTTAAATGAAGATAGCAGTTATTTTTCGATTATTATAGTTAAAGGAGAATAA